In one window of Campylobacter coli DNA:
- a CDS encoding YhcH/YjgK/YiaL family protein, whose translation MAIFCKLRDIGRYNIKDFDIVFNYLSRCVNSDSKEFARLHAYKEGVFEKIKLTEDIFALEQTYFTKNESQAFFESHRDYMDIQFIVSGKEKIEFGNKELFKIEKEYDETKDLIVYKKPKFLVSSLVLNTNDIAVFYPEDVHMPGLSIVNDSYVIKTVIKCKI comes from the coding sequence ATGGCTATTTTTTGCAAATTGAGAGATATTGGTAGATATAATATAAAAGATTTTGATATAGTTTTTAATTATTTGTCGCGTTGTGTTAATTCAGACAGTAAAGAATTTGCAAGGTTGCACGCTTACAAAGAAGGAGTATTTGAAAAAATCAAACTTACCGAAGATATTTTTGCTTTGGAGCAAACTTATTTTACCAAAAATGAAAGTCAGGCTTTTTTTGAATCTCATAGGGATTATATGGATATTCAGTTTATTGTAAGTGGCAAAGAGAAGATTGAATTTGGTAATAAAGAATTATTTAAAATTGAAAAAGAGTATGACGAAACTAAAGATTTAATTGTATATAAAAAACCTAAATTTTTAGTTTCTAGTTTAGTTCTAAATACGAATGATATTGCTGTTTTTTATCCTGAAGATGTGCATATGCCAGGCTTAAGTATAGTGAATGATTCTTATGTGATAAAAACTGTGATAAAGTGTAAAATATGA
- a CDS encoding HAD hydrolase-like protein: MINIENIKNIIFDFDGVILDSVELKTQAFAELFKEFPKNKVQELIKYHIQNGGISRYHKIQYFFENILCKEISDKEILNYAKLYSQLTKEKLCNPKYIIKETFEFIKKNQTHYNMHIASGADEQDLIEICKRLDLTQYFLSIHGSPTKKEILVKNLLINNNYKNKETILIGDSINDFEVALNNKIYFYGVLL, translated from the coding sequence ATGATAAATATAGAAAATATAAAAAATATTATTTTTGATTTTGATGGGGTTATACTTGACTCTGTAGAATTAAAAACACAAGCTTTTGCTGAGCTTTTTAAAGAATTTCCTAAAAATAAAGTACAAGAATTGATAAAATACCATATACAAAATGGCGGTATTTCTAGATATCATAAAATTCAATATTTTTTTGAAAATATCCTTTGTAAAGAAATTTCAGATAAAGAAATTTTAAACTATGCAAAATTATATTCTCAACTTACAAAAGAAAAATTATGCAATCCTAAGTATATTATAAAAGAAACTTTTGAGTTTATTAAGAAAAATCAAACACATTACAATATGCATATAGCTTCGGGTGCTGATGAACAGGATTTGATTGAAATTTGTAAAAGATTGGATTTGACTCAATATTTTTTAAGTATTCACGGTTCGCCTACGAAGAAAGAAATTTTGGTAAAAAATTTGCTAATAAATAATAATTACAAAAATAAAGAAACAATTTTAATTGGAGATAGCATTAATGATTTTGAAGTTGCTTTAAATAATAAAATTTATTTTTACGGAGTATTATTGTGA
- a CDS encoding HAD-IA family hydrolase, with the protein MFNLKNIAEKYKLVMVDIDNTLFNYTFAHKNALEAVMDQYGFTLQEYNLAKMMIEKRNLSANHHKKELYFKIICENKNIHFSKASEMFNLYTSAFIKNLKVDKTMFDFLFCVKKLNKRVIAITNFYFIEQIYKLKCANLINMIDYLVCSEEFELEKPNKALINRALELYKDLIDEEEIVMIGDSVVDNFLGRGCRINYYPYNCSKLLISISGKSGSGKTTLSKAIDEIYESFIISTDGYHKYERHSKMWERITHYNPKANNLIQLAIDIKHIYQDIGNKLHIPIYDHKSGVIIKSNEIKVKDLDIVIIEGLHTLYQEVIGDFVKIKIYIDSDEADNQKINRDSKERNYEYSKIISTIQKREEDYKKYLEKQKDNANFLILIREGIFKIQLKDILLNDYLQKEYIGKYEDLIHTVKDIFSLILRNRWIIKND; encoded by the coding sequence ATGTTTAATTTAAAAAATATAGCAGAAAAATATAAGCTTGTTATGGTTGATATTGATAATACTTTATTTAATTATACTTTTGCACACAAAAATGCCTTAGAAGCTGTAATGGATCAATATGGTTTTACACTGCAAGAGTATAATCTAGCAAAAATGATGATTGAAAAAAGAAATTTATCAGCAAACCATCATAAAAAAGAATTATATTTCAAAATCATTTGTGAGAATAAAAATATTCATTTTTCAAAAGCTAGTGAAATGTTTAATCTTTACACTTCTGCTTTTATAAAAAATTTAAAAGTAGATAAAACAATGTTTGATTTTTTATTTTGTGTAAAAAAATTAAATAAAAGAGTTATAGCTATTACTAATTTTTATTTTATAGAGCAAATTTATAAGTTAAAGTGCGCAAATCTTATAAATATGATCGATTATTTAGTATGTTCTGAAGAATTTGAGCTTGAAAAACCAAATAAAGCTCTTATTAACAGAGCCTTGGAGTTATATAAAGATTTGATCGACGAGGAAGAAATTGTAATGATCGGAGATTCTGTTGTAGATAACTTTTTGGGAAGAGGGTGTAGGATCAATTACTATCCTTATAATTGCTCTAAATTATTGATTTCTATTTCTGGAAAAAGTGGGAGTGGAAAAACCACTTTAAGTAAAGCTATTGATGAAATATATGAAAGTTTTATTATTAGCACGGACGGCTATCACAAATATGAAAGACATTCTAAAATGTGGGAGAGGATCACGCATTATAATCCAAAAGCAAATAATCTTATTCAATTGGCTATAGATATAAAACATATTTATCAAGATATCGGAAATAAGTTGCATATACCAATATATGATCATAAAAGTGGAGTGATTATTAAATCTAATGAGATTAAAGTTAAAGATTTGGATATAGTAATTATAGAAGGTTTACATACTTTATATCAAGAGGTAATAGGTGATTTTGTAAAAATAAAAATATATATTGATTCAGATGAAGCAGATAATCAAAAAATCAATAGGGATAGCAAGGAAAGAAACTACGAATACTCAAAAATTATTAGCACTATACAAAAACGAGAAGAGGACTATAAGAAGTATCTCGAAAAACAAAAGGATAACGCTAACTTTTTGATTTTAATTAGAGAGGGTATTTTTAAAATTCAATTAAAAGATATACTATTAAACGATTATTTACAAAAAGAATATATTGGTAAATATGAAGATTTAATTCACACTGTCAAAGATATTTTTAGTTTAATTTTACGAAATCGGTGGATAATAAAAAATGATTAA
- a CDS encoding class II aldolase/adducin family protein, whose translation MINDRERLDSCIKDYQKLCKIFGNILDAPSKGGNISIKDNEYFIIKASGEDLKKEHKISIFKNNVNSFCYYKDYSMDIIKPSMEIKMHWVFKNKYVAHYHPVYILPYLCAKEYNFTNYNVIDFVLPGNDLYEMLSKNYIYEEKGIVLLRNHGVVIYAEQIQDVSELYNQLKNDFFEENDFAYTPDDAVDKTNGELWLFRNAIENIASKKQINLAPLKANEIYKLLNLPDEKYRKKIIESESLG comes from the coding sequence ATGATTAATGATAGAGAAAGACTAGATAGTTGTATTAAAGATTATCAAAAGCTATGTAAGATTTTTGGAAATATTTTAGATGCACCATCAAAGGGTGGAAATATTTCTATCAAAGATAATGAATATTTCATCATTAAAGCTTCGGGTGAAGATTTAAAAAAAGAACATAAGATTTCTATTTTTAAAAATAATGTTAATTCTTTTTGTTATTATAAAGATTATTCTATGGATATTATAAAGCCATCTATGGAAATTAAAATGCATTGGGTATTTAAAAATAAATATGTAGCGCATTATCATCCTGTTTATATTTTACCTTATTTGTGTGCTAAAGAATATAATTTTACAAATTACAATGTGATTGATTTTGTTTTACCTGGAAATGATTTATATGAGATGTTAAGTAAGAATTATATTTATGAAGAAAAAGGTATAGTATTGCTACGAAATCATGGCGTTGTTATTTATGCAGAACAAATTCAAGATGTATCGGAGTTGTATAATCAATTAAAAAATGATTTTTTTGAGGAAAATGATTTTGCATATACTCCAGATGATGCGGTTGATAAGACTAATGGGGAGTTGTGGTTATTTAGAAATGCAATTGAAAATATTGCCTCAAAGAAACAAATCAACTTAGCCCCATTAAAAGCAAATGAAATTTATAAATTATTAAATTTGCCTGATGAAAAATATAGAAAAAAAATTATAGAAAGTGAGAGTTTAGGATGA
- a CDS encoding sugar phosphate nucleotidyltransferase, whose product MNIIIPATGIGKRFKEAGYKDLKPFIKVMEDKIILDYVIECFDIQNDTFYFIIQESEKNKFEDFILSRNINARVIIYTGEKLGPAGSLYGVFSQLQDILNEEVIISYCDFGQEWNYKDFLQFIEENQDAQAIIPCYTGYHPHLIPLENVYAACKVYDDTYKVYEVIEKYNSKNKFEEYYSSGIYYFKSLKLAMGAIKKQIDAKDMTSGEYYISVTNNYLENVLCYPFIEKFYQFGTPKDFEYVKDKLNSQDVYNEKIKIQNTVILSAGRGERFLNLNFNQPKPFLPLGDSTIVENIINTLKNVETNIICVGAQDHEKYWENISKEVRFVKPNKIGAAYSYKESCGDLKGDVLILPCDLIAKHINEEFKSLQKEYEIIIFVTQASRYNMNNPHYFTWVDGKDGKVDTISVKNRSNDTDLVMIGSFYFKENSLLLEYINKIFQEDIKTNGEFYIDNVFELLIKTHKVGYIIVDNYFSFGTPDEYLENKYWYNISKSKMRD is encoded by the coding sequence ATGAATATTATAATACCTGCGACTGGCATAGGAAAAAGGTTTAAAGAGGCTGGATATAAAGATTTAAAACCTTTTATTAAAGTTATGGAAGATAAGATTATTCTAGATTATGTGATTGAATGTTTTGACATTCAGAATGATACTTTTTATTTTATTATACAAGAATCTGAAAAAAACAAATTTGAAGATTTTATTTTATCTAGAAATATCAATGCAAGAGTTATTATTTATACTGGGGAAAAATTAGGACCTGCTGGAAGTTTATATGGGGTATTTTCGCAATTGCAAGATATATTAAATGAGGAAGTTATAATTAGCTATTGTGATTTTGGACAAGAGTGGAATTATAAAGATTTTTTGCAATTTATAGAAGAAAATCAAGATGCTCAAGCGATAATCCCTTGCTACACTGGTTATCATCCACACTTAATACCTTTAGAAAATGTGTATGCTGCATGCAAGGTGTATGATGATACTTATAAAGTTTATGAAGTTATAGAAAAATACAACTCTAAAAATAAATTTGAAGAGTATTATTCCTCAGGTATATATTATTTTAAAAGCTTAAAATTAGCTATGGGAGCAATAAAAAAACAAATAGATGCTAAAGATATGACTTCCGGAGAATATTATATCTCAGTGACCAATAATTACTTAGAAAATGTATTATGTTATCCATTTATAGAAAAATTTTATCAATTTGGTACTCCAAAAGATTTTGAATATGTAAAAGATAAATTAAATTCGCAAGATGTCTACAATGAAAAAATAAAAATACAAAATACTGTTATATTATCTGCCGGTAGAGGGGAAAGATTTTTAAATCTTAACTTTAATCAACCAAAACCATTTTTACCTCTTGGTGATTCGACTATCGTAGAAAATATAATTAATACTTTAAAAAATGTCGAGACTAATATCATATGTGTTGGTGCACAAGATCATGAAAAATATTGGGAAAATATATCCAAAGAGGTAAGATTTGTCAAGCCAAATAAAATTGGTGCGGCATATTCTTATAAAGAGTCTTGTGGAGATTTAAAAGGTGATGTATTGATTCTTCCTTGTGACTTAATTGCGAAACATATTAATGAGGAATTTAAAAGCTTGCAAAAAGAATACGAAATTATTATATTTGTTACGCAAGCTTCTAGATATAATATGAATAATCCACATTATTTTACTTGGGTAGATGGAAAAGATGGCAAGGTGGATACTATATCTGTTAAAAATAGGTCAAATGATACAGACTTAGTAATGATAGGAAGCTTTTATTTTAAAGAAAATTCTTTATTGTTAGAATATATAAATAAAATATTTCAAGAAGATATAAAAACTAATGGCGAATTCTATATAGATAATGTGTTTGAATTATTAATCAAAACACATAAGGTGGGCTATATAATTGTTGATAATTATTTTTCTTTTGGAACTCCAGATGAATATTTGGAAAATAAATATTGGTATAATATTTCTAAAAGCAAAATGAGGGACTAA